The window CACGCTACTGCTCGCACGGCGGCAACATCGAGAGCCTCGTCCTGTCGCCGGACAGCGTGCAGGAGACCTACTGGCTCACGATCGACGCGCTCAATCTGGCGGAGCGCTTCCGCACCGTCGTGACGATCCTGACCGATCAGGTGATCTCGGACATGCAGGAGGATCTGTTCCTGCCGCGGTCGGCGGACGACCTCGCGGAGATCGTGGTCCCCCGGCGTCACAACACGGAGATGCCGTTTTACCCGCAGGGCTCCGACGCGATCGACGTCGCGCCGAACGTGGTGGGGCAGGGGACCGGGGTGTGCGTCTCTGCCTACACTCACACGCCCGAGGGCTACGACATCGAGGAGATGGAAGCGCACTGGGACCAGTCGATCCGGCTCATCAACAAGATCCGCCGTCACCGCGAGGAACTGCTGCGGTACGAGGCGGTGGGGCTGGACGACGCCGACGTCATCGTCGTGGCGTACGGCGCGACCGCCCGCACGGCGAAGACCGCGGTCCTGCGGGCCCGCCGGGCGGGGGTCCGGGCCGGTTTTCTCCGGCTCATCACGCTGTGGCCGTTCCCCGACGAGCTGTTCACCCGCGACGTGCCCTACGTCGTCTGTGAGCTCAACTACGACGGGCAGCTCGTGCGGGAGGTCCAGCGGGCGGCCCCGGCGCGCGACCGCGTGCACTTCATGGGCAAGAGCGCCGAGCTCCATACGGTGGAGGAAGTGCTCCGGGCGCTCGACGGAGTGGTGAAGGGACAGGGCATTCCCGCGATGCCGTACATCTGGACGGAGGTGCGGTAGCCGATGGCCAACCGCCTGGTCGAGAAGTACCTGCGGCCGAGCCAGATCCCGACGAAAGCGTGCCACGGATGCGGCATCGGGATGATCGAGAACTGGATCCTGCAGGCCATCGACGAGCTGGGCTGGTCGCGGGAGGACGTCGTGTTCATCACCGGCATCGGCTGCGTCGGGCGGCAGACCTACGCGACCTGGGGCGGCGACAACGTCGGCGCGACCCACGGCCGCGCGCTCGCCGTAGCGACGGGCCTCAAGGTGGCCCAGCCCGACAAGAAGTACGTGGTGGTGGTCGGCGACGGCGACGCGGCGGCGATCGGGACGTCCCATCTGATCCACGCGGCGCGGCGCAACCTCGGCGTGACCGTGATCTGCGAAGACAACATGGGGTACGAGTCCACCGGCGGCCAGTTCTCGCCCACCACGCCGGCGGGGTACGTGATGAACTCCAGCCCGTACGGCATGGTCGAACCCAGCTTCGACCCGTGCGACATCGTGAAGGCCGCCGGGGCCACGTTCGTCGCCGAGTACACCGCGGTGCAGTGGCTGCAGACGAAGAAAGCGATCAAGAAGGCGCTGCAGAACGACGGGTTCTCCTTCGTGCACGTGCGGTTCCAGTGCAACGAGAACTTCGGCGCCTACGCGCTCGGCACGCGCGACACCGTCGCCAACATTCAGTGGATCGAGGACCACACCCGCGGCGTCGACCGCGACGGCAGGCCCACCGAGTTCACTTGGGAGACCGGTATCAAACATGACGCGAGCAACAGCCGGCCGGAGTTCTCGCGGCTGCTCCGCGACCTCAATACCCGCGTTGCCGCCGGGAACGGCCGGGGCGGTCACGGCTGAGGCGCGCGGGGGGCCGGCCGTGGCAGCCACGGGCGTTCTGACGAAGGCCCGCACCGAGATCCTGATCAGCGGCTTTGGCGGCCAGGGCGTCGTGCGGATGGGCCAGATCCTCGGCCTCGCCGCGATCCGTCAGGGGATGCGCGTCACGATGCTCAAGAGCCACGGCACCGAGACCCGCGGCGGCTACGTCCGCGCGCAGCTCGTGGTGGCGCCCGAATACGTCGACAGTCCGGTCGTGGAGCACGCCGACTACTTCGTCGCGTTCTCGCAGTCGGCTTACAGCAAGTTCTACGAGCTGGCCTCGGGGGCGATTCTGTACGACCCCGACATGGTGACGAAGGTGCAGCCGCGCGACCCGGAGCGGCACGTGCGCGTGCCGGCGACCGCGCTCGCGAAGGAGCGGTTCAACAACGCGCTGTTTGCCAACTCCATCATGCTGGGGGCGCTGACGCGCCTCGCCGGACTCGACGCCGGCGCGGTGCGCGCCGCGATGCTCGAGGTGCTGCCGCGGTTCCATGACGAGAACGCGACGGCGTTTCTACTGGGGTGCGAGCTCTAGCCTTCCCGCTTCAAAACGTCGCAGAACGCGTCGACCACCTTGGGGTCGAACTGCGCGCCCGCGCAGCGGCGGAGTTCCGCGACGGCGTCCAGTGAGTACACCATCGCCCGATACGGCCGCACCGTCGTCATCACGCCGTACGCATCCGCCACGGCGAGGATTCTCGCCCCGAGCGGAATCTGGTCGCCCTTCAGGCCGTCCGGATACCCCTTACCGTCCCACTGTTCATAACGGTGGCGGAGAATCGCCGCGACGCCCTGCATCCCCTTGACCGGCCGCAGCACCTGCTCCGCAAGCGCCGGAACGGCGCGCACGATGCCGCGCTGCTGCTCCGTCAGGCGGGAATGGCCGCGGAGAATCGCTTCCGGCACGCCGATCTTCCCGAGATCGTGCAGCAAGGCCGCGCGGCGGAGGTCCACGATCTCCTCGCGGCTGCAGGACAGCATGCCGGCCGTGGCCTCGACCCACGCCTCCAGGCGCTCGCTGTAGCCGGCCCGGTGGCCGTCGCGGTCGTCGAGGGCCCGACCGAGGATCTTGACCTGTTCCTCGGCTTTGAGCGCGCTGCGTTCCGCGTTCAGCAATTTGGCCGCGCGCTCGACGAGCAGCGGGTAGAGCTCCTCGAGGGCCCAGGGCGTCGGAAGGGGTCCGCCGAGCTCGTAGGCGGCTCCCGACGGGACCGGCCCGGCCGTGCCGTTCGACGGTTGTGGAGATGGCGCTGCGGCGGGGGGCTCGACGGGGGCCGTCGCCGGCTGCGGCGTCGGGACGGGGTCGGCCGGCGGGGTCGGGACAGAGCCGGCCGGCGGCGTGCTGTCGGCCGACAACGTTTCTCTCAGACGCGCGCTTTCCGCTTCCAAGATCCGCTTGGCGTCGGACACGGGCGTTCGTTCGGCCGGCGGCTCCGGCCGCGGGTCGGCCTGCCGGACGGGGGTCTCGAACAGCTCGCGCCGCATCGCCACGAGCCGCGCGCTCTCGCTTTCGAGCTCCTGCCGGGCCGCGGTGATCTGCGCGTCGAGCGCTTCACGGGCCGCCGTCGCGAGCCGCGCGCTCTCGCTCTCGAGCTCCTGCCGGGCCGCGGCGATCTGTGCGTCAAGCGCTTCGCGGGCCGCCGCGACGCGGGCGTCCTCCGAGGCCAGGTCGTCGCGCGCCTTCGTCAGCCGCACGTGCTCCGAGGCAAGGCGCGCCCGCTCGATCTGCAGCTCGTTCTGCACCGCCAAGAGCCACAGGTTGAGCGCCGCCAGCTGTTGACGCGCCTGGTCGAGCCGTGCGCGCTGCGCTTCCAGCTCGCGGTGCGCCTCGGACAGCGACGTGCCCTCGGTCTGCAGAATGCGCAGCG of the bacterium genome contains:
- a CDS encoding 2-oxoglutarate ferredoxin oxidoreductase subunit alpha, whose amino-acid sequence is MIAPSVASVRLVAPWAEWNTRFTDGRRVLETGTFALTEGAIAAGCRFFAGYPITPATEIAEHMSKRLPQVGGYYVQAEDELAGVHMCAGASLAGLKAMSASSGPGYTLMHDAYGWAVANEVPLVIVDAMRVGPVSGITGAPGQGEFYIARYCSHGGNIESLVLSPDSVQETYWLTIDALNLAERFRTVVTILTDQVISDMQEDLFLPRSADDLAEIVVPRRHNTEMPFYPQGSDAIDVAPNVVGQGTGVCVSAYTHTPEGYDIEEMEAHWDQSIRLINKIRRHREELLRYEAVGLDDADVIVVAYGATARTAKTAVLRARRAGVRAGFLRLITLWPFPDELFTRDVPYVVCELNYDGQLVREVQRAAPARDRVHFMGKSAELHTVEEVLRALDGVVKGQGIPAMPYIWTEVR
- a CDS encoding thiamine pyrophosphate-dependent enzyme, whose product is MANRLVEKYLRPSQIPTKACHGCGIGMIENWILQAIDELGWSREDVVFITGIGCVGRQTYATWGGDNVGATHGRALAVATGLKVAQPDKKYVVVVGDGDAAAIGTSHLIHAARRNLGVTVICEDNMGYESTGGQFSPTTPAGYVMNSSPYGMVEPSFDPCDIVKAAGATFVAEYTAVQWLQTKKAIKKALQNDGFSFVHVRFQCNENFGAYALGTRDTVANIQWIEDHTRGVDRDGRPTEFTWETGIKHDASNSRPEFSRLLRDLNTRVAAGNGRGGHG
- a CDS encoding 2-oxoacid:acceptor oxidoreductase family protein; the protein is MAATGVLTKARTEILISGFGGQGVVRMGQILGLAAIRQGMRVTMLKSHGTETRGGYVRAQLVVAPEYVDSPVVEHADYFVAFSQSAYSKFYELASGAILYDPDMVTKVQPRDPERHVRVPATALAKERFNNALFANSIMLGALTRLAGLDAGAVRAAMLEVLPRFHDENATAFLLGCEL
- a CDS encoding HD domain-containing phosphohydrolase translates to MADAAEAIGVAALALTGGQRGAVYLSAPDGEATRLWASRGGIPEHRSTSGSGPVIVSDVRDLPQDDGLRQTAEREGYRAVASWPLTRGGKRLGSIVCCFDAPRSWSAAELDVMLALAMQGATALECALLAERAGGPQPDAGADDVRIAEALRILQTEGTSLSEAHRELEAQRARLDQARQQLAALNLWLLAVQNELQIERARLASEHVRLTKARDDLASEDARVAAAREALDAQIAAARQELESESARLATAAREALDAQITAARQELESESARLVAMRRELFETPVRQADPRPEPPAERTPVSDAKRILEAESARLRETLSADSTPPAGSVPTPPADPVPTPQPATAPVEPPAAAPSPQPSNGTAGPVPSGAAYELGGPLPTPWALEELYPLLVERAAKLLNAERSALKAEEQVKILGRALDDRDGHRAGYSERLEAWVEATAGMLSCSREEIVDLRRAALLHDLGKIGVPEAILRGHSRLTEQQRGIVRAVPALAEQVLRPVKGMQGVAAILRHRYEQWDGKGYPDGLKGDQIPLGARILAVADAYGVMTTVRPYRAMVYSLDAVAELRRCAGAQFDPKVVDAFCDVLKREG